Proteins encoded by one window of Mariniplasma anaerobium:
- a CDS encoding ATP-dependent helicase has product MQKKVVSTQEPFLFLLAGAGSGKTRVVIERIKYLLDTGVKKTLILALTFTHKAGKEMQTRIGDENLAIHTFHQFCLQELKKNKRYDYNIFIEDEHHFTKAELLDIQVYKNSYFKTKKPKIYDSYQTYLNNYHLKDFDDILIDFYKLINTKNKTYTYDYIFVDEFQDTNHLQYMILKSLISKNTKVLCVGDPDQSIYRFRGAEPKIINQFIKDYQATVEMLTINYRSNATIIKHANRIIKRNYRNLKKDLLPFNKQTNQIYSYIFMHPEDESNTIENMIKSYIVDGIKPKEIAVLYRNNYRSYHLKNQFKINEFSYYDEANLMNQKQHIHMLTIHQAKGLEFEVVIILGLESSIFPSYQTHQKKFLEEERRLMFVAMTRAKEHLIFTHVRYNDYFKRQSPSLFIKETGIKSKVYKEIHMDY; this is encoded by the coding sequence ATGCAAAAGAAAGTGGTTTCTACTCAAGAGCCCTTTCTTTTTTTATTAGCAGGTGCAGGCAGTGGTAAGACAAGAGTTGTGATCGAAAGAATTAAGTATTTACTAGATACTGGAGTAAAAAAAACTTTAATACTGGCACTTACGTTTACACATAAAGCAGGAAAAGAAATGCAAACTAGAATTGGAGACGAAAATTTAGCGATACATACCTTTCATCAATTTTGTTTACAAGAACTAAAAAAAAATAAAAGATATGACTACAATATATTTATAGAAGACGAACATCATTTCACAAAAGCCGAATTATTAGATATTCAAGTTTACAAAAACTCATATTTTAAAACTAAGAAACCCAAAATATATGATAGTTATCAGACATATTTAAATAACTATCATTTAAAAGATTTTGATGACATACTCATAGATTTTTATAAACTTATAAACACGAAAAACAAAACATATACATATGATTATATATTTGTTGATGAATTTCAAGACACGAATCACCTACAATACATGATATTGAAATCCTTAATTTCTAAAAACACAAAAGTATTATGTGTTGGAGATCCTGATCAAAGCATTTATAGATTTAGAGGAGCTGAGCCAAAAATTATAAATCAATTCATCAAAGACTACCAAGCGACAGTAGAAATGCTTACGATAAATTATCGATCTAACGCAACAATCATAAAACATGCAAATCGCATCATAAAGAGAAATTACAGAAATCTAAAAAAAGATTTATTACCTTTCAATAAACAAACAAATCAAATCTATAGTTACATATTTATGCATCCTGAAGATGAATCAAATACGATTGAAAATATGATAAAATCATATATTGTAGATGGTATAAAACCTAAAGAAATTGCAGTGCTTTATCGTAATAATTACCGAAGCTATCATCTAAAAAACCAATTTAAAATAAATGAATTTAGCTATTATGATGAGGCTAATTTGATGAATCAAAAACAACATATTCATATGCTAACCATACACCAAGCTAAAGGATTAGAATTTGAAGTTGTTATTATTTTAGGGTTAGAATCGAGTATATTTCCTTCTTATCAAACACATCAAAAAAAGTTTTTAGAAGAAGAAAGAAGATTAATGTTTGTTGCAATGACAAGAGCAAAAGAACATCTTATCTTTACACATGTCAGATATAATGATTATTTTAAAAGACAAAGCCCGTCGCTTTTTATCAAAGAGACAGGCATTAAATCAAAGGTATATAAAGAGATTCATATGGATTACTAA
- the ligA gene encoding NAD-dependent DNA ligase LigA, with protein MNVKLRIEELTNLINQANYDYHTLDKPTLTDYNYDQYLKELIDLENKNPEYKLSNSPTDKIGGIVLDGFVKVNHKVPMMSLSNVFSFDELKAFDDRIKKVTSDYQYISELKIDGLAVSIIYENGQFVKAATRGNGLVGEDISENVKTIKSLPLKLNEDIDIEVRGEIYMPHKSFNKLNEDRLDHNLALFANPRNAAAGTIRQLDSRVAAKRNLDAFLYQIVNAQDYVDTQEEALNYLKKLGFKINPHFHLSKDVDDLIQEIQKYDLLRKTLNYETDGVVIKINAFDMHEPIGYTAKYPKWATAYKFQAEQALTKLNDITFQIGRTGVITPVAELEPITISGSLVSRATLHNEDYIKAKDIRIGDIVKVHKAGEIIPEVIEVDLSQRKDQQPFEMTQTCPVCGHLVERKPGEADYYCTNIDCPGKHMNALIHFSSRVAMDIDTLGEKVVETLHELGFLNSISDIYRLKDHKEELVGLPGFAEKKVEKLILAIENSKSQSFDKLIFGLGIKHVGAKVAKVLVNHYPTIDKLKEATYDELTEINEIGEMIAQSVVSYFEKEENIKLIDELKSFNLNVSFEKEEIIEHEFNQKTFVLTGKLENYTRDEAQAIIEKLGGKVSSSVSKKTDYVLAGSDAGSKLEKANKLGVKVLDEEDFKVKING; from the coding sequence ATGAACGTAAAACTTAGAATAGAAGAACTAACAAACTTAATCAATCAAGCAAATTATGATTATCATACACTTGATAAGCCTACACTTACTGATTATAATTATGATCAATATCTAAAAGAACTTATTGATTTAGAAAACAAAAACCCTGAATATAAACTTTCAAATTCTCCAACAGATAAAATTGGAGGTATTGTTTTAGACGGATTTGTTAAAGTCAATCATAAAGTTCCTATGATGAGTCTATCAAATGTATTTAGCTTTGATGAGTTAAAAGCATTTGATGATCGAATTAAAAAAGTAACGAGTGATTATCAATACATCTCAGAATTAAAAATTGACGGGCTTGCAGTTAGCATCATTTATGAAAATGGGCAATTTGTTAAAGCTGCAACTAGAGGCAATGGACTTGTCGGTGAAGACATATCAGAGAATGTTAAAACAATCAAAAGTCTACCACTTAAATTAAATGAAGATATCGATATAGAAGTCAGAGGCGAAATTTACATGCCTCACAAAAGTTTCAATAAATTAAACGAAGATAGATTAGATCATAATCTTGCGTTGTTTGCAAATCCAAGAAATGCAGCTGCAGGAACTATTAGACAGTTAGATAGTCGCGTTGCAGCCAAACGTAATTTAGATGCATTTTTATATCAAATAGTAAATGCTCAAGATTATGTAGATACTCAAGAAGAAGCATTGAACTATTTAAAAAAATTAGGATTTAAGATAAATCCTCATTTTCATTTGTCTAAAGATGTAGATGATCTAATTCAAGAAATCCAAAAGTATGACCTTTTAAGAAAAACACTGAATTATGAAACAGATGGTGTTGTTATAAAAATCAACGCTTTTGATATGCATGAACCTATTGGATATACCGCAAAATATCCTAAATGGGCTACGGCTTATAAGTTTCAAGCAGAACAAGCATTAACTAAATTGAATGATATAACATTTCAAATCGGTAGAACAGGTGTAATTACACCAGTTGCAGAATTAGAGCCAATTACAATATCAGGATCTTTAGTCTCACGTGCGACATTGCATAACGAGGATTATATAAAAGCTAAAGATATTAGAATAGGTGATATCGTTAAAGTACATAAAGCAGGAGAAATTATTCCTGAAGTTATAGAAGTTGATTTATCTCAAAGAAAAGATCAACAACCATTCGAGATGACTCAGACATGTCCTGTTTGTGGGCACTTAGTGGAAAGAAAACCTGGTGAAGCAGATTATTATTGTACAAATATAGATTGTCCAGGCAAACATATGAATGCATTAATTCATTTTTCATCTAGAGTGGCAATGGATATTGACACGTTAGGTGAAAAAGTAGTTGAAACATTACATGAACTAGGATTTTTAAATTCTATTTCAGATATTTATAGACTAAAAGATCACAAAGAAGAACTTGTTGGTCTACCGGGATTTGCAGAAAAGAAAGTTGAAAAACTAATTTTAGCAATTGAAAACAGTAAATCACAAAGTTTTGACAAACTTATCTTTGGATTAGGGATTAAACATGTAGGCGCGAAAGTTGCAAAAGTATTAGTTAATCATTATCCAACTATCGATAAACTAAAAGAAGCAACTTATGATGAGTTAACTGAGATCAATGAAATTGGTGAAATGATTGCACAATCTGTAGTTTCATATTTCGAAAAAGAAGAAAATATAAAACTAATTGATGAACTAAAATCTTTTAATTTAAATGTATCATTTGAAAAAGAAGAGATTATTGAACATGAATTTAATCAAAAGACATTTGTTCTTACAGGAAAACTAGAAAACTATACAAGAGATGAAGCACAAGCTATTATTGAAAAATTAGGCGGTAAAGTCAGTTCGTCTGTCAGTAAAAAAACAGATTATGTTTTAGCAGGCTCTGATGCAGGCTCAAAACTTGAAAAAGCAAACAAACTAGGCGTAAAAGTATTAGACGAGGAAGACTTCAAGGTGAAAATTAATGGATGA
- the uvrA gene encoding excinuclease ABC subunit UvrA encodes MDDKIRVFGARENNLQNIDIEIPKNKLVVMTGISGSGKSSLAFDTLYQEGQRRYMESLSAYARQFLGNFEKPDVDRIDGLSPSISIDQKTTSNNPRSTVGTVTEIYDYLRLLYARIGIPYCPNSDEPLTKQSIEEMTVRVNNFKEGSKVIIMSPIIERQKGTLKKVAEQYLKEGFTRAYVDGQTCTLEEMDDLDKNKNHDFYLIIDRLIIKDGIRSRLYDALELAARLANGKAKVLVDDDAIVSFSQNYSCEDSDFTIPDLEPRIFSFNVPIGACPSCNGLGYRLEITEDLVINPEKALLDGGLIPYKNNDEENLTSQMVEETCKFYNIDVSKPMQEFTREELDIVLYGSPDKIHFKLKSTSGRKHEAFDFYEGIITNLTRRYRETTSDWIRTWIENFMVESECHTCNGARLNPSALSVKIGGKNIDQFTRLSIDEEIKFLENLSLGVEQKQIAKLALQEVINRLTFLQDVGLGYLALHRQAGTLSGGEAQRIRLATQIGSKLSGVLYVLDEPSIGLHQRDNHKLIDTLHKMRDLGNTLIVVEHDHETMLASDYLIDIGPKAGKQGGNVVAAGTPQEVMNHPTSITGKYLRGELFVDVPKKRRKGMGKDILVMGARANNLKDISVAFPLGQLTVVTGVSGSGKSSLVNEVLLKGLQQKYYKSKDKPGEHTAINDQQLIERVIEISQSPIGRTPRSNPATYTGVFDDIRDLYAMTNEAKARGYTKSRFSFNVRGGRCEACKGDGVKKISMHFLPDVYVSCEVCGGKRYNHETLQIKYKGKQIADVLEMTIDDAMAFFENHPKIYNKLKIIHDVGLGYIQLGQSATTLSGGEAQRVKLASELYRKITDKSIYILDEPTTGLHTDDVKRLLKVLHRIVDEGATMVVIEHNLDIIKNADHIIDLGPEGGDLGGYIVAQGTPEEIAMVDASYTGQYLKKVLK; translated from the coding sequence ATGGATGACAAAATACGAGTTTTTGGAGCAAGAGAAAATAATTTACAAAACATAGATATTGAAATACCTAAAAATAAACTTGTCGTCATGACAGGTATATCAGGTAGTGGAAAATCATCCCTAGCTTTTGATACACTATATCAAGAAGGTCAAAGAAGATACATGGAAAGTCTATCAGCTTATGCTAGACAATTTTTAGGTAACTTTGAAAAACCTGATGTTGATCGTATTGATGGATTATCTCCATCAATTAGTATTGATCAAAAAACAACATCAAATAATCCTAGATCAACAGTGGGGACAGTAACTGAAATCTATGATTATTTAAGATTGTTATATGCTAGAATAGGTATTCCATACTGTCCAAATTCAGATGAACCTTTGACAAAACAATCTATTGAAGAAATGACTGTCAGAGTCAATAACTTTAAAGAGGGTAGTAAAGTCATTATTATGTCTCCAATTATTGAAAGACAAAAAGGGACATTAAAAAAAGTAGCTGAGCAATATTTAAAAGAAGGATTTACAAGAGCATATGTAGATGGACAAACGTGCACATTAGAAGAAATGGATGATTTAGATAAAAATAAAAATCATGATTTTTATTTAATCATCGATCGTCTCATCATTAAAGATGGTATTAGATCTCGTCTTTATGATGCACTAGAACTAGCAGCAAGACTTGCAAATGGAAAAGCCAAGGTTTTAGTCGATGATGATGCAATCGTCTCTTTTAGTCAAAATTATAGTTGTGAAGATTCAGATTTCACAATTCCAGATTTAGAACCAAGAATATTCTCTTTTAACGTACCTATAGGAGCTTGTCCTTCTTGTAATGGACTAGGATATAGATTAGAAATCACAGAAGATCTAGTGATTAATCCTGAAAAAGCACTTTTAGATGGCGGACTTATTCCATATAAAAATAATGATGAAGAAAACTTAACCAGTCAAATGGTTGAAGAAACATGTAAGTTTTATAATATTGATGTATCTAAACCGATGCAAGAATTTACAAGAGAAGAGTTAGATATTGTTTTATATGGTTCTCCAGATAAAATTCATTTTAAATTAAAATCAACTTCAGGTAGAAAACATGAAGCTTTTGATTTTTATGAAGGTATTATTACTAACTTAACACGCCGTTATAGAGAAACTACAAGTGATTGGATTAGAACATGGATTGAAAACTTTATGGTTGAATCAGAATGTCACACATGTAATGGAGCAAGATTAAACCCAAGTGCTTTATCTGTTAAAATTGGTGGGAAAAATATTGATCAATTTACAAGACTATCAATTGATGAAGAGATTAAGTTTTTAGAAAATCTTTCTTTAGGCGTTGAGCAAAAACAAATTGCAAAACTTGCCTTGCAAGAAGTCATTAATCGCTTAACCTTCTTACAAGATGTTGGACTAGGCTACCTAGCTCTACATCGCCAAGCAGGAACCCTATCAGGTGGAGAAGCTCAAAGAATAAGATTAGCAACTCAAATTGGATCAAAACTATCAGGTGTTTTATATGTCTTAGATGAACCTTCTATAGGACTACACCAAAGGGATAATCATAAATTAATAGATACACTTCATAAAATGAGAGATCTAGGCAACACGTTAATCGTTGTTGAGCATGATCATGAAACGATGCTTGCAAGTGACTATTTAATAGATATTGGACCTAAAGCTGGAAAGCAAGGTGGGAATGTAGTTGCAGCTGGAACTCCGCAAGAAGTTATGAATCATCCCACAAGCATTACAGGTAAATATCTAAGAGGTGAGTTATTTGTAGATGTTCCTAAAAAAAGAAGAAAAGGCATGGGCAAAGATATTTTAGTTATGGGAGCAAGAGCCAATAACTTAAAAGATATCTCTGTAGCTTTTCCATTAGGACAACTTACAGTAGTAACTGGTGTATCAGGCAGTGGTAAATCATCTTTAGTAAACGAAGTTTTATTAAAAGGATTACAACAAAAATATTATAAGTCTAAAGATAAACCAGGCGAACATACAGCAATCAACGATCAACAATTAATTGAACGCGTTATTGAAATATCACAATCACCTATTGGTAGAACACCAAGATCAAATCCTGCTACCTATACAGGCGTATTTGATGACATAAGAGATTTATACGCAATGACTAATGAAGCGAAAGCTAGAGGATATACAAAATCAAGATTTTCATTTAACGTTAGAGGTGGACGCTGTGAAGCGTGTAAGGGTGATGGAGTTAAAAAAATATCTATGCACTTCCTACCAGATGTTTATGTTTCTTGTGAGGTTTGTGGTGGGAAAAGATATAATCATGAAACACTTCAAATCAAATATAAAGGTAAACAAATTGCAGATGTTTTAGAAATGACAATAGATGATGCAATGGCATTTTTTGAAAATCATCCTAAAATTTATAATAAATTAAAAATCATTCATGATGTAGGACTTGGCTATATTCAATTAGGACAATCCGCAACTACACTATCAGGTGGAGAGGCGCAAAGAGTTAAGCTTGCAAGTGAACTTTATAGAAAGATCACAGATAAATCAATCTATATTTTAGATGAACCAACAACTGGACTTCATACAGATGATGTAAAACGTTTATTAAAAGTATTACATCGTATTGTAGACGAAGGTGCAACCATGGTTGTTATTGAACATAATCTAGATATTATTAAAAATGCAGATCATATCATTGACCTTGGACCTGAAGGTGGAGATCTTGGTGGCTATATCGTCGCACAAGGGACACCTGAAGAAATCGCAATGGTTGATGCTAGTTATACAGGGCAATATTTAAAAAAAGTTTTAAAATGA
- a CDS encoding phage holin family protein: MNSKDPKKPSEEEIRKIFEQIKKNRSGKNTAISFGFLLHSNYVVHMTFSFLINFLISAVVIGLAIGIHAPLIEITILGYVLGIILLTLIENFVKILMFKYFMRMLILSMGLLSVLTQILILYLIDFIVSTGFHFPGVEQLIIFSFGFSILRFVLSIYLRRWLYTKKIRFLEGK, translated from the coding sequence ATGAATTCAAAAGATCCTAAAAAACCAAGTGAAGAAGAAATTAGAAAAATATTTGAACAAATAAAGAAGAACAGAAGTGGCAAAAATACCGCAATTAGTTTTGGATTTTTGTTACATAGCAATTATGTTGTTCATATGACTTTTTCTTTTCTAATTAATTTTTTAATTAGTGCTGTTGTCATAGGCCTAGCGATTGGTATTCATGCACCTTTAATAGAGATTACAATCTTAGGATATGTATTAGGTATTATTTTACTGACATTAATTGAAAACTTTGTTAAGATTTTAATGTTTAAATATTTTATGAGAATGCTTATCTTATCCATGGGATTATTATCTGTTTTAACACAAATTTTAATTCTATATTTAATAGATTTTATAGTTTCAACAGGATTTCATTTTCCAGGAGTTGAGCAACTCATTATATTTTCGTTTGGATTTAGCATTTTAAGATTTGTATTATCTATATATTTAAGAAGATGGTTATATACGAAAAAAATTAGGTTTTTGGAGGGCAAGTAA
- the hprK gene encoding HPr(Ser) kinase/phosphatase, with protein MKLKVKHLMKDLGLNIIAGKVGLENEIKAEMLSRPGVELAGFLDFFDKERLILIGSKEDHFMNLLPKDVKRKRIENIMMQKPPAIIFSVNVDIEDLFIELGDKYEVAIVKSDTRTTALSSVLYSYLHSKLAPRTSVHGVLVDIDGMGTLITGKSGIGKSETALELIKRGHILVSDDRVDIFEAAHGVLIGSAPKILEKYIEVRGIGIVDVVSMFGAGAYRETKKIRLVVELEHWEQGKFYDRLGIETQKVKFFDTEIAKITIPVLPGRNVATLVESAAMNQKLKFLGYNAAKELTEAVSKKARRDRRDEEDD; from the coding sequence ATGAAATTAAAAGTTAAACATTTAATGAAAGATTTAGGATTGAACATTATTGCTGGTAAAGTAGGATTAGAAAATGAAATAAAAGCTGAAATGCTATCTAGACCAGGTGTAGAGTTAGCAGGCTTTCTTGATTTTTTTGATAAAGAAAGACTTATATTGATAGGGTCTAAAGAAGATCATTTTATGAATCTTTTACCAAAAGATGTCAAAAGAAAAAGAATCGAAAATATCATGATGCAAAAACCACCAGCAATTATCTTTTCTGTCAATGTAGACATAGAGGATTTGTTTATTGAACTTGGTGATAAATATGAAGTTGCTATTGTAAAAAGCGATACCAGAACTACAGCTTTAAGTTCTGTATTATATTCATATCTGCATTCAAAACTAGCTCCAAGAACTAGCGTTCATGGTGTCTTAGTTGATATTGATGGAATGGGAACTTTAATTACTGGTAAATCTGGTATAGGTAAAAGTGAAACAGCTTTAGAACTTATAAAAAGAGGACATATATTAGTAAGTGATGACAGAGTAGATATTTTTGAGGCTGCACATGGCGTTTTAATAGGTAGCGCACCAAAAATATTAGAAAAATATATTGAAGTTCGTGGCATCGGTATCGTAGATGTTGTATCTATGTTTGGTGCAGGCGCTTATAGAGAAACTAAAAAGATTAGATTAGTTGTTGAACTAGAACATTGGGAACAAGGAAAATTTTATGATCGATTAGGTATTGAAACTCAAAAAGTTAAATTTTTTGATACTGAAATTGCTAAAATTACAATTCCTGTTCTACCAGGACGAAATGTTGCGACATTAGTTGAAAGTGCTGCAATGAATCAAAAACTAAAATTTTTAGGATATAATGCTGCAAAAGAATTAACAGAAGCAGTATCAAAAAAAGCAAGAAGAGATAGAAGGGATGAAGAGGATGATTGA
- the lgt gene encoding prolipoprotein diacylglyceryl transferase → MIDYLKKNKQGIYLYGGSLLAFILLIILAVSSLNGSPLDSTINQFDNKTALDLGFATIAWYAIFILTGIVIGATLSYFEFKKVGWDTEKLFDGLLFGVPLSIIGARLYYVIFDPNPHYETFMDVINITNGGLAIHGAVITALVFLIFFTKKKKIDFWVMADMIAIGFLVGQIVGRWGNFMNGEAHGPVIESQFILNILPNFIKTNMTTSTGTIIHPTFFYEGLWNFTGLVFLLITRRFKLFKVGDMIGLYLIWYGLGRGLIIEPLRTDPLYIFGLKANIVLSLSLFAGGGVLLLILKRIIFKDQKYYKEMLVTHEDNPI, encoded by the coding sequence ATGATTGATTACTTAAAGAAAAATAAACAAGGCATATACCTTTATGGAGGATCATTACTAGCATTTATTCTATTGATTATTCTAGCTGTTAGTTCACTTAATGGTTCACCACTTGATTCAACTATAAATCAATTTGATAATAAAACAGCTTTAGATTTAGGATTTGCAACTATCGCATGGTATGCGATATTCATCTTAACGGGAATCGTTATTGGGGCTACATTATCATATTTTGAATTTAAAAAAGTTGGATGGGATACAGAAAAACTATTTGATGGACTCTTATTTGGAGTTCCACTATCTATCATAGGTGCAAGATTATATTATGTGATATTTGATCCTAATCCACATTATGAAACCTTTATGGATGTTATTAACATCACAAATGGTGGACTTGCAATCCATGGAGCTGTTATTACTGCATTAGTATTTCTTATCTTTTTTACAAAGAAAAAGAAAATAGACTTTTGGGTTATGGCAGATATGATTGCAATTGGCTTTTTAGTAGGACAAATTGTAGGACGTTGGGGTAACTTTATGAATGGTGAGGCCCATGGTCCTGTCATTGAAAGTCAGTTTATCTTAAATATATTACCTAATTTTATAAAAACTAATATGACGACTTCAACAGGCACGATCATTCATCCAACATTCTTTTATGAAGGATTATGGAACTTTACAGGGTTAGTATTCTTGTTAATTACAAGAAGATTTAAACTCTTTAAAGTTGGAGATATGATTGGACTGTACTTAATATGGTATGGTTTAGGCAGGGGTTTAATTATTGAGCCACTTAGAACTGATCCACTTTATATATTTGGATTAAAAGCAAATATCGTTTTATCATTATCATTATTTGCAGGCGGAGGCGTACTTTTACTTATTTTAAAGAGAATCATATTTAAAGATCAAAAATACTATAAAGAAATGTTGGTGACGCATGAAGACAATCCTATTTGA
- a CDS encoding ATP-dependent helicase, translated as MNWLATLNESQLQAVIHPGGPLFVVAGAGTGKTRTLTAKIAYLIMQGVKPGRILAVTFTNKAAREMKERVIDMTGPHAMDVWLYTFHAFGLQILRRHIAELPYGYKASFTVIDEDDGKKIVSDVIKDLGFDSKMFSVKALKSLISLFKSNRMEEFERSDEEKIYKGYQTYLRENQLIDFDDLLIYTLELLTDYKEIRVLYQHRFDHVLVDEFQDTDVIQYKILKILGEVHKNLFVVGDPDQSIYGFRGANYNNSKLFLKDFNAQEVVLDKNYRSTNLILNAANKLIANNFNRPSEKNLQSDLGQGEPIVYNKEQSDYQETFYVVNQINQLIRKGYQYDDIAILYRNNALSRLFEDALIKDGIPYIIYGGISFYQRREIKDALAYIRVANDHSQDFYLKRIVNVPKRSIGLVSVRKLEDTARHLGISMFDAIDFVILRGQAKESLLKFKQIILDLKEAFDEMEDLYQLMPVLMSKTGYMDMLKLEDSESSEDRMDNLKELQSVFTRGDVYYEGTFYEKLNQQLDQIALYSDLDQDVTEDNHVKLATYHQVKGLEFKIVFMVVLEEGIFPNDRALMSTYELEEERRVAYVGITRAKERLYMTYAERRMVYGQTKMGYPSRFLKESRLNTDVPKEHVTYAKESHLLKTGDHVDHQVFGRGVVVSVDQDIATIAFAMPYGIKNLLESHPAIKKVKK; from the coding sequence ATGAATTGGCTAGCAACCTTAAATGAATCTCAATTACAAGCGGTAATCCATCCAGGCGGACCGCTTTTTGTTGTAGCTGGAGCAGGAACTGGTAAAACAAGAACCTTAACTGCTAAAATTGCTTATTTAATTATGCAAGGTGTAAAGCCTGGCAGAATACTAGCAGTTACATTTACAAATAAAGCAGCACGAGAAATGAAAGAACGTGTCATTGATATGACAGGACCACATGCAATGGATGTATGGTTATATACATTTCACGCATTTGGACTACAAATCTTAAGAAGACATATTGCAGAGCTACCTTATGGATATAAAGCATCATTTACAGTTATTGATGAAGATGACGGGAAGAAAATAGTTAGTGATGTGATTAAAGATCTAGGTTTTGATTCAAAGATGTTTTCAGTTAAAGCTTTAAAAAGTCTTATTTCATTATTTAAATCAAATCGTATGGAAGAGTTTGAAAGATCTGATGAAGAAAAGATTTATAAAGGATATCAGACTTATTTAAGAGAAAATCAATTGATAGATTTTGATGATCTATTAATATATACACTCGAACTTTTAACAGACTATAAAGAGATAAGAGTATTATATCAACATCGTTTTGATCATGTTTTAGTTGATGAATTTCAAGATACAGATGTTATTCAATATAAAATTTTAAAGATCTTAGGTGAAGTTCATAAAAACTTATTTGTCGTAGGAGATCCTGATCAATCCATTTATGGATTTAGAGGAGCTAACTATAACAACTCTAAATTATTTCTTAAAGATTTTAATGCCCAAGAGGTTGTCTTAGATAAAAACTATAGATCAACTAATCTTATATTAAATGCGGCTAATAAACTTATTGCTAATAATTTTAATAGACCAAGCGAAAAAAATCTTCAAAGTGATTTAGGTCAGGGAGAACCTATCGTATATAATAAAGAACAAAGTGATTATCAAGAAACATTCTATGTAGTTAATCAGATTAATCAACTCATCAGAAAAGGATATCAATATGATGATATCGCAATTCTTTATAGAAATAATGCATTATCAAGACTCTTTGAAGATGCTTTAATCAAAGATGGCATACCATATATTATTTATGGTGGTATATCTTTTTATCAAAGAAGAGAAATTAAAGATGCACTCGCTTATATTAGGGTTGCAAACGATCATTCTCAAGACTTTTATTTAAAAAGGATAGTTAATGTGCCTAAACGCTCTATTGGATTAGTCAGCGTTAGAAAACTTGAAGATACAGCAAGACATTTAGGTATTTCTATGTTTGATGCAATTGATTTTGTTATATTGAGAGGTCAAGCAAAAGAATCATTACTAAAATTTAAACAAATCATCCTAGATTTAAAAGAAGCATTTGATGAAATGGAAGACTTATATCAACTTATGCCTGTTTTAATGAGTAAAACAGGATATATGGATATGTTAAAACTTGAAGATAGTGAAAGTTCAGAAGATCGTATGGATAACTTGAAAGAACTTCAATCTGTCTTTACGCGTGGTGATGTATACTACGAAGGAACTTTTTATGAAAAATTAAATCAACAGTTAGATCAAATTGCTTTATATTCTGATTTAGATCAAGATGTCACTGAAGACAATCATGTTAAATTAGCAACTTACCATCAAGTTAAAGGATTAGAATTCAAGATTGTATTTATGGTTGTTTTAGAAGAAGGTATATTTCCAAATGATCGAGCCTTGATGAGTACTTATGAACTTGAAGAAGAACGTAGAGTTGCATATGTTGGAATTACAAGAGCGAAAGAAAGATTATATATGACTTATGCGGAAAGACGTATGGTGTATGGTCAAACAAAAATGGGATATCCTTCAAGATTCTTAAAAGAATCAAGATTAAATACAGATGTACCAAAAGAACATGTAACTTACGCTAAGGAAAGTCATCTATTAAAAACAGGAGATCATGTTGATCATCAAGTATTTGGTAGAGGTGTAGTTGTATCAGTTGATCAAGATATTGCAACCATAGCTTTTGCGATGCCTTATGGAATCAAGAACCTTTTGGAATCTCATCCAGCAATTAAAAAAGTTAAAAAGTAA